In a single window of the Verrucomicrobiota bacterium genome:
- a CDS encoding type III pantothenate kinase, with translation MILLLDIGNTHTHLGIADARRVVRREDIPTVGWRDGSASGRVWHFVRQRGIEGVSFCSVVPGANAAVRTLSRKLFGVTPFQLTHETVRGIGVRYPQPHTIGQDRLANALAALRRFGAPVVVVDFGTAVTFDVVDRRGDYVGGIIAPGLAAMTDYLHEKTALLPRIQIREERAVVGKNTEQAMLIGAVRGYRGLVRELIGELKRELKSPRLPVVATGGCAKLIAARLREITAVDPSLTLEGLRLAWPGNPLES, from the coding sequence ATGATCCTCCTCCTTGACATCGGCAACACGCACACGCACCTCGGCATCGCGGATGCCCGGCGCGTCGTGCGGAGGGAAGACATCCCCACCGTGGGCTGGCGCGACGGCTCGGCATCAGGACGCGTGTGGCATTTCGTCCGGCAGCGCGGGATCGAAGGTGTGAGTTTCTGCAGCGTCGTGCCAGGGGCGAACGCTGCGGTCCGAACGCTCTCGAGGAAATTGTTCGGGGTCACGCCGTTCCAGCTCACGCACGAGACCGTGCGCGGCATTGGCGTGAGGTATCCGCAACCGCACACCATCGGGCAGGACCGCCTCGCCAACGCGCTTGCCGCGCTTCGGCGCTTCGGCGCGCCGGTGGTCGTGGTGGACTTCGGCACGGCGGTCACGTTCGACGTGGTGGACCGCCGCGGCGATTACGTCGGCGGAATCATCGCCCCCGGGCTCGCGGCGATGACGGACTACCTGCATGAGAAGACCGCCCTGCTGCCGCGAATCCAGATTCGCGAGGAACGCGCCGTGGTCGGCAAGAACACCGAACAGGCGATGCTCATCGGCGCGGTGCGCGGCTACCGCGGCCTGGTGCGCGAACTCATCGGCGAACTCAAGCGCGAGCTCAAGAGCCCGCGCCTGCCGGTGGTCGCGACGGGCGGCTGCGCGAAGCTCATCGCGGCTCGCTTGCGCGAGATCACGGCGGTGGACCCGTCGCTGACGCTCGAAGGACTGCGTCTGGCGTGGCCCGGGAACCCGCTTGAATCCTGA
- a CDS encoding Gfo/Idh/MocA family oxidoreductase, whose amino-acid sequence MMARKPLRIGLIGYSFMGRAHSNAFHQVNHFFPSSYEVVPQAVCGRDAAATKAFADKWGYKSIETDWRKLIERADIDVIDIATPNNLHAEQAIAAAKAGKMILCEKPLALNGRQAETMVKAIEKARVPNMVWYNYRRCPAVVLAKNLVDAGRLGRVFHYRANFLQDWTINPDLPQGGMGLWRLDVKVAGSGVTGDLLAHCVDTAMWLNGGIKDVTAMTETFVKERKHNLTGKVEKVGIDDACSFMCHFNNGSLGLFESTRYARGHKALYTFEINGEHMSLKWDLHDLHRLQIYDHEDTGAERGWKSVHVSDGDHPYCGKWWVPGLQLGYEHSFVHAMVEFIQGLESGKGCKPDFKDGLATDYVVDAVLNSGKTRKWTKVRQVK is encoded by the coding sequence ATCATGGCTAGAAAACCCCTCCGCATCGGACTCATCGGCTACAGCTTCATGGGCCGCGCCCATAGCAACGCCTTCCATCAGGTCAACCACTTCTTCCCCTCCAGCTACGAGGTCGTGCCGCAGGCCGTCTGCGGCCGCGACGCCGCAGCCACAAAGGCTTTCGCCGACAAGTGGGGCTACAAGTCCATCGAGACCGACTGGCGCAAGCTCATCGAGCGCGCGGACATTGACGTCATCGACATCGCCACGCCGAACAACCTCCACGCCGAGCAGGCCATCGCCGCCGCCAAGGCCGGCAAGATGATCCTCTGCGAGAAGCCGCTCGCCCTCAACGGCAGGCAGGCCGAGACGATGGTCAAGGCCATCGAGAAAGCCCGCGTGCCCAACATGGTCTGGTATAACTACCGCCGCTGCCCCGCCGTCGTCCTTGCCAAGAATCTCGTGGACGCTGGCCGCCTCGGGCGTGTGTTCCACTACCGCGCGAACTTCCTCCAGGACTGGACCATCAACCCCGACCTCCCGCAGGGCGGCATGGGCCTCTGGCGCCTTGACGTGAAGGTCGCAGGCTCCGGCGTGACCGGTGACCTGCTCGCGCACTGCGTCGACACTGCCATGTGGCTCAACGGCGGCATCAAGGACGTGACCGCGATGACCGAGACCTTCGTCAAGGAGCGCAAGCACAACCTCACCGGCAAAGTCGAGAAGGTCGGCATCGACGATGCCTGCTCCTTCATGTGCCACTTCAACAACGGCTCGCTCGGCCTCTTCGAGTCCACCCGCTACGCCCGCGGCCACAAGGCGCTCTACACCTTCGAGATCAACGGCGAGCACATGAGCCTCAAGTGGGACCTCCACGACCTCCACCGCCTTCAGATTTACGACCACGAGGACACCGGCGCCGAGCGCGGCTGGAAGAGCGTCCACGTCAGCGACGGCGACCATCCCTACTGCGGCAAGTGGTGGGTGCCCGGCCTCCAACTCGGCTACGAACACAGCTTCGTGCATGCGATGGTCGAGTTCATTCAAGGCCTCGAAAGCGGCAAGGGCTGCAAGCCCGACTTCAAGGACGGCCTCGCCACCGACTACGTCGTGGACGCCGTGCTCAACTCCGGCAAGACCCGGAAGTGGACCAAGGTCAGGCAGGTAAAGTGA
- a CDS encoding biopolymer transporter ExbD: protein MRRFSQRNSLVTLSEINITPLLDLAFVLLIIFVITRPLLENSIQLNLPEGGTETGKVDPRDVRRVEISTRGDYRLDGRGVSLAQLEQMLVAAFHANAKSVVYIRADEQGVNKHTYAVFDICQRRGITRFAFATEAPR, encoded by the coding sequence ATGCGCCGCTTCAGCCAACGCAATTCACTGGTCACGCTGAGTGAGATCAACATCACTCCGCTGCTCGACCTCGCGTTCGTGCTCCTCATCATCTTCGTGATCACCCGCCCGCTGCTGGAGAACAGCATCCAGCTCAACCTCCCCGAGGGCGGCACCGAGACCGGCAAAGTGGACCCGCGCGACGTGCGGCGCGTCGAAATCTCGACCCGCGGCGACTACCGGCTCGACGGGCGCGGCGTGTCGCTCGCGCAACTGGAGCAGATGCTCGTGGCGGCATTCCATGCAAACGCGAAGAGCGTCGTCTACATCCGCGCCGACGAGCAGGGCGTCAACAAACACACCTACGCCGTGTTCGACATCTGCCAGCGGCGCGGCATCACGCGGTTTGCCTTCGCGACGGAGGCGCCGAGGTAA
- a CDS encoding biotin--[acetyl-CoA-carboxylase] ligase → MTVDAQILTALRGAGAGAVSGADLSQRLGITRAAIWAHIEELRALGYDIAASPHHGYRLVSTPDVLHADDLVARLGQTHVVGRDVRVFHETSSTNDVAEKLARDGAAEGVVVFAESQSEGRGRLGRQWLSPAKKGLWFSVLLRPDLRPQAATQLTVAAATALARAIRSQTGLAPEIKWPNDILLRSRKTAGILTELSAELDHIRYVIIGIGVDVNVTASDFPPELRKLATSLRIEAGQPVPRADLAVAVLRELDADYARIRAGGFETLADEWEERCTTLGRNVSIHIGDRTVTGRAESLDADGALLVRTQHGRLERIIGGDVTVER, encoded by the coding sequence ATGACCGTGGACGCTCAAATCCTCACCGCCCTGCGCGGCGCGGGCGCGGGTGCGGTGTCGGGCGCGGACCTCTCGCAGCGCCTCGGCATCACACGCGCCGCCATCTGGGCGCACATCGAGGAATTGCGCGCCCTCGGCTACGACATCGCCGCCAGCCCGCATCATGGCTACCGGCTGGTCAGCACGCCCGACGTGCTCCACGCGGATGACCTCGTTGCGCGACTCGGCCAGACGCACGTTGTCGGCCGCGACGTCCGCGTGTTCCATGAAACCAGCTCGACGAACGACGTGGCCGAGAAGCTCGCGCGCGACGGCGCGGCGGAAGGCGTCGTGGTTTTCGCGGAATCCCAGTCGGAAGGCCGCGGCCGGCTCGGGCGACAGTGGCTTTCTCCCGCGAAGAAGGGCCTTTGGTTTTCCGTGCTCCTCCGGCCGGACTTGCGGCCGCAGGCGGCCACCCAACTCACCGTGGCGGCCGCGACCGCGCTCGCCCGCGCCATCCGGTCGCAGACCGGACTCGCGCCCGAAATCAAGTGGCCGAACGACATCCTCCTTCGCAGCCGCAAGACGGCGGGCATCCTGACCGAGTTGAGCGCCGAACTGGACCACATTCGATACGTCATCATTGGCATCGGGGTGGACGTGAACGTGACCGCGAGCGACTTCCCGCCGGAATTGCGCAAACTCGCCACGTCGTTGCGCATCGAAGCCGGACAGCCCGTGCCGCGCGCGGACCTCGCGGTGGCGGTCCTTCGCGAACTCGACGCGGACTACGCGCGCATCCGCGCGGGCGGGTTTGAAACGCTGGCGGACGAGTGGGAGGAGCGCTGCACCACGCTCGGCCGGAACGTGAGCATCCACATCGGTGACCGCACGGTGACCGGCCGCGCCGAGTCGCTCGACGCGGACGGCGCGCTGTTGGTCCGCACGCAGCACGGCCGGCTGGAAAGAATCATCGGCGGCGACGTGACCGTGGAACGATGA
- a CDS encoding MazG family protein — protein MKRPAINALLEVMRRLRAPDGCPWDREQDHMTLRFHAVEEVYELMDAIEAHDDHEMAEELGDLLLQVVFHCQLARERGAFDFEAVARRITDKLIRRHPHVFGDVKVKDVNEVWANWDRIKRAEKHGTRHARPSALDGIPKHLPALLRAEKLVKKSRKAKLATVTTAGAKWTRAQIAKSLFDLAASAQAKGWSAEELLRAELSKRERSLRRRERSLLAAR, from the coding sequence ATGAAACGCCCCGCCATCAACGCTCTCCTCGAAGTCATGCGCCGCCTGCGCGCGCCGGACGGTTGCCCGTGGGATCGCGAGCAGGACCACATGACGCTGCGCTTTCACGCCGTCGAGGAGGTTTACGAGCTCATGGACGCGATTGAAGCCCACGACGACCACGAGATGGCCGAGGAACTCGGCGACCTGCTGCTGCAGGTGGTCTTCCACTGCCAGCTCGCGCGCGAGCGGGGCGCGTTCGACTTCGAGGCGGTTGCGCGCCGCATCACCGACAAGCTCATCCGCCGCCACCCGCACGTCTTCGGCGATGTAAAGGTCAAGGACGTGAATGAAGTCTGGGCGAACTGGGACAGGATCAAGCGCGCCGAGAAGCACGGCACGCGGCACGCGCGCCCGAGCGCGCTCGACGGCATCCCGAAGCACCTGCCCGCGCTGCTCCGCGCCGAGAAGCTCGTGAAAAAGTCGCGCAAGGCGAAGCTCGCAACCGTGACCACCGCCGGCGCGAAGTGGACCAGGGCGCAGATCGCGAAGAGCCTGTTCGACCTCGCTGCATCCGCCCAGGCGAAGGGCTGGTCTGCGGAGGAACTGCTTCGCGCAGAACTCAGCAAACGCGAGCGAAGCCTTCGCCGGCGCGAGCGCTCGCTGCTGGCCGCCCGATGA
- a CDS encoding TIM barrel protein has product MWPGLVGKGSPGAEPFIDLDTMLDLTAKAEVNGAKFDGVDLFLYNPHTDIDSSDDAIKALADKIAAKGFVVGSVVAPVWFDGSAMGDETKRAGWVAAVTKACRIGRKLRELGIRPYGIVRIDSAAGVADWDKDPKGNTKLIAQTFRDGAAVAADHGERLAAEGEICWGGMHSWRAMVNLLEETNRPGIVGFQADMAHTLLYTLGYNAESDAILPPGYDWKDRRVLDKALAKLTKALRPWTIDFHVAQNDATVKGSGSHDKTGKHCQVNDPNGKLDIPHHAGYWLRDADRKLTKACMHICWDGCMFPNEVMMKQDTWNNILASMLAVREKHGWSAA; this is encoded by the coding sequence ATGTGGCCGGGCCTTGTCGGCAAGGGCAGTCCCGGCGCCGAGCCGTTCATCGACCTGGACACGATGCTCGACCTCACCGCCAAGGCTGAGGTCAACGGCGCAAAATTCGACGGCGTGGACCTCTTCCTCTACAACCCCCACACGGACATCGACAGTTCCGACGACGCCATCAAGGCGCTCGCCGACAAGATTGCGGCGAAGGGCTTCGTGGTCGGCTCAGTCGTCGCGCCGGTGTGGTTCGACGGCAGCGCCATGGGCGACGAAACCAAGCGCGCTGGCTGGGTTGCTGCGGTCACGAAGGCCTGCCGCATCGGCAGGAAGCTGCGCGAGCTCGGCATCCGGCCCTACGGCATCGTGCGGATTGATTCCGCCGCGGGCGTCGCCGACTGGGACAAGGACCCCAAAGGCAACACCAAGCTCATCGCGCAGACATTCCGCGACGGCGCGGCCGTCGCGGCCGACCACGGCGAACGGCTCGCGGCAGAAGGAGAGATTTGCTGGGGCGGCATGCACTCGTGGCGCGCCATGGTGAACTTGCTCGAGGAGACCAACCGGCCGGGGATCGTGGGATTCCAGGCGGACATGGCCCACACGCTCCTTTACACGCTCGGCTACAACGCCGAGAGCGACGCCATTCTCCCGCCGGGTTACGATTGGAAGGACAGACGCGTGCTCGACAAGGCGCTCGCGAAGCTGACGAAGGCGCTGCGTCCGTGGACGATTGACTTCCACGTCGCGCAGAATGACGCAACGGTGAAGGGCTCCGGCTCGCACGACAAGACCGGCAAGCACTGCCAGGTCAACGACCCGAACGGCAAGCTCGACATCCCGCACCACGCGGGCTACTGGCTGCGCGACGCGGACCGCAAGCTCACCAAGGCCTGCATGCACATCTGCTGGGACGGCTGCATGTTCCCCAACGAGGTGATGATGAAGCAGGACACGTGGAACAACATCCTCGCCTCGATGCTCGCCGTGCGCGAGAAGCACGGGTGGAGCGCGGCGTAA
- a CDS encoding biopolymer transporter ExbB, with the protein MSVSFLFLAAAAPPPPGELTYIWTHATIEAKVIIVILILFSIFAWSVMASKAIQMRRATRLNGYFELEFRPQKNVISIHDRRVQVEGCPLFAVYQSGCVELETRLRTSEGRRKFISLKSIEHIKRTIESEVARQSLKLESGLILLAIAVSGGPFLGLLGTVWGVMQTFSAVGMKGQADLPTMAPGVAAALVTTVAGLLVAIPSMFGYNWLVHTLRVLTVELDNFAQDLVSRMETEYLKEDE; encoded by the coding sequence ATGAGCGTTTCCTTCCTCTTTCTCGCCGCCGCGGCTCCGCCACCGCCGGGCGAACTCACCTACATTTGGACCCACGCCACCATCGAGGCGAAGGTCATCATCGTCATCCTGATTCTCTTCAGCATTTTCGCGTGGTCGGTGATGGCGAGCAAGGCCATCCAGATGCGGCGCGCGACGCGGCTCAACGGCTACTTCGAGCTGGAGTTTCGTCCGCAGAAGAACGTGATTTCGATCCACGACCGCCGTGTGCAGGTGGAGGGTTGCCCGCTCTTCGCCGTCTATCAGTCGGGCTGCGTGGAGCTGGAAACGCGCCTGCGGACATCCGAGGGCCGGCGCAAGTTCATCTCGTTGAAATCCATCGAGCACATCAAACGCACGATCGAGAGCGAGGTCGCGCGGCAGTCGCTCAAGCTCGAGTCCGGGCTCATCCTGCTGGCGATCGCGGTGAGCGGCGGGCCGTTCCTCGGGTTGCTCGGGACGGTGTGGGGCGTGATGCAGACCTTCAGCGCCGTGGGCATGAAGGGCCAGGCGGACCTGCCGACGATGGCGCCCGGCGTCGCCGCGGCGCTCGTGACGACGGTCGCCGGACTCCTCGTCGCCATCCCGTCGATGTTCGGCTACAACTGGCTCGTGCACACCCTGCGCGTGCTCACGGTGGAACTGGACAACTTCGCGCAGGACTTGGTGTCGCGGATGGAGACGGAGTATCTGAAGGAAGATGAATGA
- a CDS encoding Gfo/Idh/MocA family oxidoreductase produces MSQPLRVAFVGVDHPHGAGWRESIAQAPRDLEITALATEFPGTVESLEERLAHLPRFASLDELLAKGAHHFDAAVVALPNDRAPGAIARLAAAGKHVLVEKPAAGSASAVREAMQAVARAGVAFQSGYLWRYDDLANRLRAMIVDGRFGKLISIEMTCVTSDIARRGADHYLFDAEVSGGGFFNWLGCHYLDLLPYVTGQDVTGVTARVGVFGATPTAMEDGGTALLDLSGGGLATFTGGYWLPRWTGEWGWTLRGSERWVRWEPNRPGTGGVLEIHGPQPQFHAMEEVFALPPNKVPGYGGARTVALLQDWAAAARGDTKACRNTPRTVLTTLELIDAVYAASAQGRRLVFPPPAA; encoded by the coding sequence ATGAGCCAGCCGTTGCGTGTCGCGTTCGTCGGCGTGGACCATCCCCACGGCGCGGGATGGCGCGAGTCCATCGCCCAAGCGCCGCGCGACCTGGAGATCACGGCGCTCGCGACCGAATTCCCGGGGACGGTCGAAAGCCTCGAGGAGCGTCTCGCGCACCTGCCGCGGTTTGCGTCGCTCGACGAACTCCTCGCGAAGGGCGCGCACCACTTCGACGCCGCCGTGGTCGCGCTGCCGAACGACCGTGCGCCGGGGGCCATCGCGCGGCTTGCCGCCGCCGGCAAGCACGTCCTGGTCGAGAAACCCGCCGCGGGCTCTGCGTCCGCCGTGCGCGAGGCGATGCAAGCCGTCGCGCGCGCGGGCGTGGCGTTCCAATCGGGCTACTTGTGGCGCTATGACGACCTCGCCAACCGATTGCGCGCGATGATCGTCGACGGGCGCTTTGGCAAGCTCATCAGCATCGAGATGACCTGCGTGACGAGCGACATCGCGCGGCGCGGCGCGGACCACTACCTCTTCGACGCGGAGGTGAGCGGCGGCGGTTTTTTTAACTGGCTCGGCTGCCATTATCTCGACCTGCTGCCTTACGTGACCGGGCAGGACGTCACGGGAGTGACCGCGCGCGTGGGCGTGTTCGGCGCGACGCCGACGGCGATGGAGGACGGTGGCACCGCGCTGCTCGACTTGAGCGGCGGCGGGCTGGCGACGTTCACCGGCGGCTACTGGCTTCCGCGCTGGACGGGCGAATGGGGCTGGACCTTGCGCGGCTCGGAGCGCTGGGTGCGTTGGGAGCCGAACCGTCCCGGCACCGGCGGCGTGCTCGAGATTCACGGTCCGCAGCCGCAGTTTCACGCGATGGAGGAAGTCTTCGCGCTGCCGCCGAACAAAGTCCCCGGCTACGGCGGCGCCCGAACGGTCGCGCTCCTGCAAGACTGGGCTGCCGCCGCGCGCGGCGACACGAAAGCCTGCCGCAACACGCCGCGCACCGTGCTCACGACGCTGGAGTTGATCGATGCAGTGTATGCCGCGAGCGCGCAGGGGAGGCGGCTCGTGTTTCCCCCACCCGCAGCATGA
- a CDS encoding mannose-1-phosphate guanyltransferase — translation MKANTASKDRFVIIMAGGRGERFWPVSREKAPKQLIKLLGDRSFLQQAVDRCAPLVPARNILVITNEAQAAEVRRQLPKLPKENVIAEPCGRDTCAAVTLGAAIVGARATTAVMAVLPADHVIPGEKKFQQVLADAFDLAGRGQAIVTIGIKPTEPATGYGYIRTGIELPPPAGVKKYKTTFFKAEQFVEKPDYARALDYVNSGQYRWNAGMFVWSFVTVTNGLMMHQPEMFAACQRWFEAAKSPAKLHKALAKEYPGIKRISIDYALMEKAQNVVVADGSFDWDDFGSWNALARHLKADPEGNCAVGDFIHVDAARNIIYDARTTNRTPIAVVGLRDAVFVATDDAVLLAHKSQSQKVRELVKKLADDAKHKKLV, via the coding sequence ATGAAAGCGAACACTGCAAGCAAGGACCGGTTCGTCATCATCATGGCCGGCGGGCGCGGCGAGCGCTTCTGGCCCGTGAGCCGGGAGAAGGCCCCCAAGCAGCTCATCAAGCTGCTCGGTGACCGCTCGTTCCTGCAACAGGCCGTGGACCGCTGCGCGCCGCTCGTGCCGGCGAGGAACATCCTCGTGATCACCAATGAGGCGCAGGCCGCCGAGGTGCGGCGGCAGTTGCCCAAGCTGCCGAAGGAAAACGTCATCGCCGAACCATGCGGGCGCGACACGTGCGCCGCGGTCACGCTCGGCGCGGCCATCGTCGGCGCGCGCGCCACGACAGCCGTGATGGCGGTGCTGCCCGCGGATCACGTCATCCCGGGGGAAAAGAAGTTCCAGCAGGTGCTCGCGGACGCCTTCGACCTCGCGGGTCGCGGGCAGGCTATCGTGACCATCGGCATCAAGCCCACCGAGCCGGCGACGGGCTACGGCTACATCCGCACCGGCATCGAATTGCCGCCGCCCGCGGGCGTGAAGAAATACAAGACCACGTTCTTCAAGGCCGAGCAGTTCGTCGAGAAGCCCGACTACGCGAGAGCGCTCGACTACGTGAACAGCGGCCAGTATCGCTGGAACGCCGGCATGTTCGTGTGGTCGTTTGTCACCGTCACCAACGGCCTCATGATGCACCAGCCCGAGATGTTTGCGGCGTGCCAGCGATGGTTCGAGGCGGCGAAGTCGCCTGCCAAGCTCCACAAGGCGCTCGCGAAGGAATACCCTGGCATCAAGCGCATCTCCATTGACTACGCGCTGATGGAGAAGGCGCAGAATGTCGTCGTCGCCGATGGCAGCTTCGACTGGGACGACTTCGGTTCGTGGAACGCCCTCGCCCGCCACCTCAAGGCCGACCCCGAGGGCAACTGCGCCGTGGGCGACTTCATCCACGTCGACGCCGCGCGCAACATCATCTACGACGCCCGCACCACGAACCGCACGCCCATCGCCGTCGTCGGCTTGCGCGACGCCGTTTTCGTCGCGACCGACGATGCCGTGCTGCTCGCGCACAAGAGCCAGTCGCAGAAAGTTCGCGAGCTCGTGAAGAAACTCGCCGACGACGCAAAGCACAAGAAGCTCGTCTGA
- a CDS encoding rhodanese-like domain-containing protein, whose amino-acid sequence MRDVLDVFPGARRALFRRHHIGGCSSCGFQPTETLAEVCARNGGLNVDEVIAHIAASHEQDRQLEFTPREVLDRRARGEPVRLLDIRTREEWDAVRIDGAEFVNQELVQSLMGKSPRDALLVFYDHDGTSSLDAAAYFAGHGFTNAKHLRGGIDAWARDVDAKMPRYKLENT is encoded by the coding sequence ATGCGCGACGTGCTCGATGTGTTTCCCGGCGCCCGGCGCGCGCTTTTCCGCAGGCACCACATCGGCGGCTGCTCAAGCTGCGGATTTCAGCCGACGGAAACGCTCGCCGAAGTCTGCGCGCGCAACGGCGGCTTGAACGTGGACGAAGTGATCGCCCACATCGCGGCGAGCCACGAGCAGGACCGCCAGCTCGAATTCACGCCGCGCGAAGTCCTCGACCGTCGCGCGCGCGGCGAACCGGTGCGGTTGCTCGACATTCGAACGCGGGAAGAGTGGGACGCCGTGCGCATTGACGGCGCGGAGTTCGTGAACCAGGAACTGGTGCAGTCGCTCATGGGCAAGTCGCCGCGTGACGCGCTGCTGGTCTTCTACGACCACGACGGCACGTCGAGCCTTGATGCCGCCGCCTACTTCGCCGGGCACGGCTTCACGAATGCGAAGCATCTGCGCGGCGGCATTGACGCGTGGGCGCGCGACGTGGATGCGAAGATGCCGCGCTACAAGCTGGAGAACACTTGA
- a CDS encoding amidohydrolase, translated as MTIDSHQHFWIHRAAEYPWMTGPLAALRRDYLPADLARERAPAGVGASVVVQARQSPEESRWLLELADRDASIAGVVGWVDLQDDRVEEQLAPLAKHPKFVGVRHVVQDEPDDNFMLRPAFLRGLGRLRQFDLTYDLLTFPGQLPAAIEVARQFPDQPFVLDHLSKPFIKRGELSPWREQFRELARFPNVMCKLSGMVTEADWRAWQPADFRPYLDVAWEAFGGDRLMFGSDWPVCTLAGSYAQVHALVADFLAPFPVATRRKVMGSNAAEFYKLGK; from the coding sequence ATGACGATTGATTCCCACCAGCATTTCTGGATTCACCGCGCCGCGGAGTATCCGTGGATGACCGGGCCGCTCGCGGCATTGCGGCGCGATTATCTGCCCGCCGACCTCGCGCGCGAGCGGGCGCCCGCGGGGGTTGGCGCCTCGGTCGTGGTGCAAGCACGGCAATCTCCCGAGGAATCGCGCTGGCTGCTTGAACTCGCAGACCGCGATGCGTCGATCGCGGGAGTCGTGGGCTGGGTGGACTTGCAGGATGATCGCGTCGAAGAGCAACTCGCGCCGCTCGCGAAACATCCGAAGTTTGTCGGCGTCCGTCACGTGGTGCAGGACGAGCCGGACGACAACTTCATGCTGCGTCCGGCGTTCCTGCGCGGGCTGGGCAGGCTGCGGCAGTTCGACCTCACCTACGACCTGCTCACATTTCCGGGGCAACTCCCGGCGGCCATCGAAGTCGCGCGGCAATTCCCGGATCAGCCCTTCGTGCTCGACCATTTGAGCAAGCCGTTCATCAAGCGGGGCGAACTCTCGCCGTGGCGCGAGCAGTTCCGCGAACTGGCGAGATTCCCGAACGTGATGTGCAAGCTCAGCGGGATGGTCACCGAGGCGGACTGGCGCGCGTGGCAGCCTGCGGACTTCCGCCCGTATCTCGACGTTGCGTGGGAGGCGTTCGGCGGGGACAGGCTGATGTTCGGCTCCGACTGGCCCGTGTGCACGCTCGCCGGCAGCTACGCGCAGGTCCACGCTCTCGTCGCGGACTTCCTCGCGCCGTTCCCCGTGGCAACGCGGCGCAAGGTGATGGGTTCGAACGCGGCGGAGTTTTACAAACTCGGGAAGTAA
- a CDS encoding tryptophan synthase subunit alpha, protein MNRIEARFARLKTGGRKGLVIYIGAGDPDLEATRNLALAFDKAGVDVLELGVPFSDPLADGLVNQLAAQRGLESGTTPPKLLATIAAIRRESEIPIVLYVYFNILHRRGAGAFIADCAAAGVDGLLVLDLPPEEADDYERLMKTAGLCAIWLVAPTTPEGRIEKIVRRATGFIYCISREGVTGMQAQVSTTLGDMTAKIRRHTPLPVAVGFGISNPEQARLVASHAEAIVVGSAVVNQIAEQGKSPELVPRVAAFVKSLADAVKSN, encoded by the coding sequence ATGAACCGCATCGAAGCGCGTTTCGCCCGGCTGAAGACCGGAGGCCGCAAGGGTCTCGTCATTTACATCGGCGCCGGCGACCCAGATCTCGAAGCCACGCGCAATCTCGCGCTCGCCTTCGACAAGGCCGGCGTGGACGTGCTCGAACTGGGCGTGCCGTTCAGCGACCCGCTCGCGGACGGGCTCGTGAACCAGCTCGCCGCACAGCGCGGGCTCGAGTCCGGCACCACGCCACCGAAGTTGCTGGCGACGATTGCCGCCATCCGGCGCGAGTCGGAGATTCCCATCGTCCTCTACGTCTACTTCAACATCCTCCACCGGCGCGGCGCCGGGGCGTTCATCGCGGACTGCGCGGCCGCGGGTGTGGATGGCTTGCTTGTGCTCGACCTGCCGCCCGAGGAAGCCGACGACTACGAGCGCCTCATGAAGACCGCCGGCCTTTGCGCCATCTGGCTCGTCGCGCCAACGACACCTGAAGGGCGCATTGAGAAGATCGTGCGGCGCGCCACGGGCTTCATCTACTGCATCTCGCGCGAGGGCGTGACGGGCATGCAGGCGCAAGTCTCCACCACCCTCGGCGACATGACGGCCAAGATTCGCAGGCACACGCCGCTGCCCGTCGCGGTCGGCTTCGGCATTTCGAACCCTGAACAGGCGCGCCTCGTCGCGTCGCACGCCGAGGCGATCGTCGTGGGCAGCGCGGTCGTGAACCAGATCGCCGAGCAAGGGAAATCGCCCGAGCTTGTGCCGCGGGTCGCGGCGTTCGTGAAATCGCTCGCCGACGCGGTGAAGTCGAACTGA
- a CDS encoding FeS assembly protein, protein MSDDFQRRVADAMANPQHMGELPNADSVGTVGNAECGDMLRVWVKFKDEGGRKVIDRASFQSFGCETAIAAASLAMELIKGKTPGEALAMRGEEFAKDLGPLPPTKVHCTSLVEGALREALAPVADAKPAGAAEKPTPAAQPPPSLMDTFNKPEQKKGGVKVVFLPPDEAAK, encoded by the coding sequence ATGTCAGATGATTTTCAAAGGCGCGTCGCCGACGCGATGGCCAACCCGCAGCACATGGGCGAACTGCCGAATGCCGACTCGGTCGGCACCGTGGGCAACGCCGAGTGCGGCGACATGCTGCGCGTGTGGGTGAAGTTCAAGGACGAGGGAGGCCGCAAGGTGATTGACCGCGCGAGCTTCCAGTCCTTCGGCTGCGAGACGGCCATCGCCGCCGCGAGCCTCGCGATGGAACTCATCAAGGGGAAGACGCCCGGGGAGGCGCTCGCGATGCGCGGCGAGGAGTTTGCGAAAGACCTCGGTCCGCTGCCGCCGACGAAGGTGCATTGCACGTCGCTCGTCGAGGGCGCGCTGCGCGAGGCGCTCGCGCCCGTGGCGGACGCGAAGCCCGCCGGTGCTGCGGAGAAGCCAACCCCGGCAGCTCAACCGCCGCCGAGCCTGATGGACACCTTCAACAAGCCGGAGCAGAAGAAGGGCGGCGTGAAGGTGGTGTTCCTGCCGCCGGACGAAGCGGCAAAGTGA